In one window of Streptomyces griseus subsp. griseus DNA:
- a CDS encoding DNA-3-methyladenine glycosylase family protein, translating into MAGRFAPRTARPALPHQAAPATRGTVAGSATALPAGPPLTREWTPPGPLDLRLVLSPLRRGPADPTFRMTADGRFWRATRTPEGPGTLRVVARGDRVGAEAWGPGAEWLLAGLPALLGADDDPDAFTPHHRLLAAAQHRRPGLRLLRTGLVMESLIPSVLEQKVTTDEAYRAWRLLVRRYGTPAPGPTAELGLHVMPDARTWAMIPSWEWHKAGVDAKRSSTIMRAVRVARRLEEASRMPLAEATARLELIPGIGPWTSAETLQRSNGAPDAVTVGDYHLPGIVGHALADNRHADDEEMLALLTPYKGQRHRATRLILLSGRTPERRGPRMTPGNIAAL; encoded by the coding sequence GTGGCAGGACGATTCGCCCCGCGCACCGCCCGCCCGGCCCTGCCGCACCAGGCAGCTCCGGCGACGCGGGGCACGGTCGCGGGCTCTGCCACGGCCCTGCCCGCAGGTCCTCCCCTGACCCGGGAGTGGACCCCGCCGGGCCCGCTGGACCTGCGTCTGGTGCTGAGCCCGCTGCGCAGGGGACCGGCCGACCCCACGTTCCGGATGACGGCGGACGGCAGGTTCTGGCGGGCCACCCGGACGCCGGAGGGCCCGGGCACCCTGCGGGTGGTGGCGCGTGGCGACCGGGTCGGGGCCGAGGCCTGGGGCCCGGGGGCGGAGTGGCTGCTCGCTGGCCTCCCCGCGCTCCTGGGCGCCGACGACGACCCGGACGCGTTCACCCCGCACCACCGCCTGCTCGCCGCGGCACAGCACCGGCGTCCTGGCCTGCGGCTGCTCCGCACGGGCCTGGTGATGGAGTCGCTGATCCCATCGGTCCTGGAACAGAAGGTCACCACGGACGAGGCCTACCGCGCCTGGCGCCTCCTGGTCCGCCGCTACGGCACCCCGGCCCCCGGTCCGACCGCCGAACTGGGCCTCCACGTCATGCCGGACGCGCGCACCTGGGCGATGATCCCGTCCTGGGAGTGGCACAAGGCGGGAGTGGACGCCAAGCGCTCGTCGACGATCATGCGTGCGGTACGGGTGGCCCGCAGGCTGGAGGAGGCGTCGAGGATGCCCCTGGCCGAGGCCACGGCCCGCCTGGAACTGATCCCCGGCATCGGCCCCTGGACCTCCGCCGAAACCCTCCAGCGCTCCAACGGCGCCCCGGACGCGGTGACGGTGGGCGACTACCACCTCCCCGGCATCGTGGGCCACGCCCTGGCGGACAACCGCCACGCGGACGACGAGGAGATGCTGGCCCTCCTGACCCCGTACAAGGGCCAACGCCACCGGGCGACGCGCCTGATCCTGCTGTCGGGCCGAACCCCGGAGCGCAGGGGCCCGAGGATGACCCCGGGGAACATCGCGGCGCTGTAG
- the cofD gene encoding 2-phospho-L-lactate transferase — translation MRIVVLAGGIGGARFLRGLKQAAPDADITVIGNTGDDIHLFGLKVCPDLDTVMYTLGGGINEEQGWGRTDETFQVKEELAAYGVGPGWFGLGDRDFATHIVRTQMLGAGYPLSAVTEALCARWQPGVRLLPMSDDRVETHVAVETDGESKAIHFQEYWVKLRASVEAQAIVPVGAEQAKPAPGVLEAIAAADVILFPPSNPVVSIGTILAVPGIREAIAEAGVPVVGLSPIVGDAPVRGMADKVLAAVGVEATAAAVAQHYGSGLLDGWLVDTVDAGAVDEVEAAGIRCRAVPLMMTDVDATAEMARRALELAGEVGV, via the coding sequence ATGCGCATTGTTGTTCTGGCCGGCGGTATCGGTGGTGCTCGTTTTCTGCGCGGCCTCAAGCAGGCCGCGCCCGACGCGGACATCACGGTCATCGGCAACACGGGTGATGACATCCATCTGTTCGGGCTGAAGGTCTGCCCCGACCTCGACACCGTGATGTACACCCTCGGCGGTGGCATCAACGAGGAGCAGGGCTGGGGGCGGACCGACGAGACCTTCCAGGTCAAGGAGGAGCTCGCGGCGTACGGGGTGGGGCCCGGGTGGTTCGGTCTCGGCGACCGCGACTTCGCCACCCATATCGTCCGTACGCAGATGCTCGGCGCGGGCTATCCGCTCAGCGCCGTCACCGAAGCGCTCTGCGCCCGCTGGCAGCCGGGGGTCCGGCTGCTGCCCATGTCGGACGACCGGGTCGAGACACATGTCGCCGTCGAGACGGACGGCGAGAGCAAGGCCATCCACTTCCAGGAGTACTGGGTGAAGCTGCGCGCCTCCGTCGAGGCGCAGGCGATCGTGCCGGTCGGCGCGGAGCAGGCGAAGCCGGCACCGGGAGTGCTGGAGGCCATCGCCGCCGCCGACGTCATCCTCTTCCCGCCGTCGAACCCGGTGGTCTCCATCGGCACCATCCTCGCCGTGCCCGGGATCCGGGAGGCGATCGCCGAGGCCGGGGTGCCGGTCGTGGGCCTCTCCCCCATCGTCGGGGACGCGCCCGTGCGGGGTATGGCGGACAAGGTGCTCGCGGCCGTGGGCGTCGAGGCCACGGCGGCCGCCGTGGCCCAGCACTACGGGTCGGGGCTGCTGGACGGCTGGCTGGTCGACACGGTGGACGCGGGTGCGGTCGACGAGGTCGAGGCGGCGGGGATCCGGTGCCGGGCGGTGCCGCTGATGATGACGGACGTGGACGCGACGGCGGAGATGGCCCGGCGGGCGCTGGAGCTGGCGGGGGAGGTGGGGGTGTGA
- a CDS encoding coenzyme F420-0:L-glutamate ligase, translating into MAGGAPSFRVWALGGIPEVRAGDDLARLIAGAEPGLVDGDVLLVTSKIVSKAEGRIVQAADREAAIDAETVRVVARRGALRIVENRQGLVMAAAGVDASNTPAGTVLLLPEDPDASARAIRDGLRNTLGVEVGVVVTDTFGRAWRNGLTDVAIGAAGVRVLDDLRGGTDAYGNPLSATVVATADELAAAGDLVKGKAAGLPVAVVRGLPHVVAPDAVDDSGARALVRSAADDMFRLGTSEAVREAVTLRRTVREFSDEPVDPGAVRRAVAAAVTAPAPHHTTPWRFVLLESAESRTRLLDAMRDAWIADLRRDGKSEESIAKRVRRGDVLRNAPYLAVPCLVMDGSHAYGDERRDTAEREMFVVAAGAGVQNFLVALAGERLGSAWVSSTMFCRSVVREVLSLPESWDPLGAVAVGHAVGVARERAVRDAEDFLTVR; encoded by the coding sequence GTGGCCGGTGGTGCGCCTTCTTTTCGGGTGTGGGCCCTGGGTGGGATTCCCGAGGTGCGCGCCGGTGACGATCTCGCCAGGCTGATCGCCGGGGCCGAGCCGGGGCTGGTCGACGGTGACGTCCTGCTCGTCACCTCGAAGATCGTCTCCAAGGCCGAGGGCCGGATCGTCCAGGCCGCCGACCGCGAGGCCGCCATCGACGCCGAGACCGTACGGGTCGTGGCGCGGCGCGGGGCCCTGCGGATCGTGGAGAACCGGCAGGGGCTCGTCATGGCCGCCGCCGGGGTCGACGCCTCCAACACCCCGGCCGGGACCGTGCTCCTGCTGCCCGAGGACCCCGACGCCTCCGCCCGGGCCATCCGGGACGGGCTACGGAACACCCTGGGCGTCGAGGTCGGCGTCGTCGTCACGGACACCTTCGGGCGGGCCTGGCGCAACGGGCTGACCGATGTCGCCATCGGGGCGGCGGGGGTGCGGGTGCTGGACGATCTGCGTGGCGGGACGGACGCGTACGGGAATCCGCTCAGCGCCACGGTGGTGGCGACGGCGGACGAGCTGGCCGCCGCCGGAGATCTGGTCAAGGGCAAGGCGGCGGGGCTGCCGGTGGCCGTGGTGCGGGGGTTGCCGCATGTGGTGGCCCCTGACGCCGTGGACGACTCCGGTGCGCGGGCGCTGGTGCGGAGTGCGGCCGACGACATGTTCCGGCTCGGGACGTCGGAGGCGGTACGGGAAGCGGTGACCCTGCGGCGTACGGTGCGCGAGTTCAGCGATGAGCCGGTGGATCCGGGGGCCGTGCGGCGGGCGGTGGCGGCGGCGGTGACCGCGCCCGCGCCTCATCACACGACGCCCTGGCGGTTCGTGCTGCTGGAGTCCGCCGAGTCGCGGACGCGGCTGCTGGACGCCATGCGGGACGCCTGGATCGCGGATCTGCGGCGCGACGGGAAGAGCGAGGAGTCGATCGCGAAGCGGGTGCGGCGCGGGGATGTGCTGCGCAACGCGCCGTATCTGGCGGTGCCGTGTCTGGTGATGGACGGGTCCCACGCGTACGGGGACGAGCGGCGGGACACGGCGGAGCGGGAGATGTTCGTGGTCGCGGCGGGGGCGGGGGTGCAGAACTTCCTGGTGGCGTTGGCCGGTGAGCGGTTGGGGTCGGCGTGGGTGTCCTCGACGATGTTCTGCCGGTCGGTGGTGCGGGAGGTGCTGTCGTTGCCGGAGTCGTGGGATCCGTTGGGGGCGGTGGCTGTGGGGCATGCGGTGGGGGTGGCTCGGGAGCGGGCTGTTCGGGATGCGGAGGACTTTCTCACCGTGCGGTGA
- a CDS encoding glycosyltransferase family 2 protein, with translation MSVHSHSAAPNAVAAAPEFPRHVVTAVLVSHDGARWLPDVLAGLLGQERPVQNVVAADTGSADDSARLVTEALGDDRVLHLARRTSFGTAVDEAARTAGPLTPDDLPYLKRPGGWDPVTRAWVDENYDLPELPHGEPVQWLWLLHDDCAPEPDALAAMLRVVDTDRHAAIVGPKLRGWYDRKQLLEVGVSIANSGRRWTGLDRREQDQGQHDQVRTVLSVSSAGMLIRRDVYEELGGFDRGLPLMRDDVDLCWRAHLAGHRVLVAPDAVLRHAEAAARERRPIDCAGRSVAFPHRVDKAGAVYTMLVNARAKALPWVLLRLVVGTLLRTLAYLVGKVPGQALDEVTGLLGTLLRPGRILAARRERGKGVVDAAELRALFPPPGATVRATVEQVAGNFGNKGEAESSGSRHGAVESGPGGDDADFLEVDQFARLKRIGRKPGPVLFALLLVVSLIACRNLLTGGSLAGGGLLPAPAEAGELWDRYADAWHTISTGSTETAPPYLALLAALSALFLGSTGFAVAAILVCSVPLAGLTAYFASRPLLPSRLLRAWASVAYAFLPAATGALATGRLGTAVLLVLLPLIARAAVAAHGLRNGTDPDAPRGSWRATWALALLLTVTTAFTPVVWPLAVVLGLGVLALRRQDIAAYGLRFLAAVGSPMLVLAPWSLTLLTDPSAFLREAGLDIGTGTASAFDLLGISPGGPKAAGSFLLLGVVLAALAALLREDRQFAVRTAWATALVGLLFAALANGSTWAGPATLVYGAALIAAALVGADGARVRVAEQSFGWRQPVAALIALAAGLAPALAAVGWMIGGADGPLERRDPVQVPAFVAEESSTQDQARTLVLGGTSPEAVSYSLVRGSGARLGDGELTEAAGSNSHLDKVVANLVAGSGADQGGQLGNFAIRYVLVRDGAPRQMSRVLDTTPGLSRLSQLDGSALWRVDRQVARVMVVPAGGEGERLPVGSGPVEAHSGIPAGDEGRILRIADEAAPGWQATVDGQALTRVTVDGWAQGFELPAGGGRLDLTYDAPFTHTVWLWTQGALAVVLVVMALPGRRREIDDDLPEEALAVAAADADGDGRRARRLRAAAEAEAAAAEAAEDGHPADGAGEIPPPLPPSAPAEAAAPAPGEYIPGQQSGGYDQQDTNGGYAVLPQQSHGEWDGQQYQGADQQAPTTYQQGDYAAYQQDPYTQHDPGYPAGSGYPDQGGYGAQDPYVQQQQQQYGGEQGDGGGQYGGPGQYAQYDQYGQYTGEQPRYADPAQHPAETGEQPDTPGQAPWQTRNASRGESE, from the coding sequence ATGTCCGTGCACAGCCACTCGGCGGCGCCGAACGCGGTCGCCGCCGCCCCAGAGTTCCCCCGGCACGTCGTCACCGCCGTGCTCGTCTCCCACGACGGCGCGCGCTGGCTGCCCGACGTGCTGGCCGGGCTGCTCGGGCAGGAACGCCCCGTACAGAACGTCGTCGCCGCCGACACCGGCAGCGCCGACGACTCCGCCCGGCTGGTCACCGAGGCGCTCGGCGACGACCGTGTCCTGCACCTCGCCCGCCGTACGAGCTTCGGCACCGCCGTCGACGAGGCTGCCCGCACCGCCGGGCCGCTGACCCCCGACGACCTGCCCTACCTCAAGCGCCCCGGCGGCTGGGACCCGGTGACCCGGGCCTGGGTCGACGAGAACTACGACCTGCCGGAGCTGCCGCACGGCGAACCGGTCCAGTGGCTCTGGCTGCTCCACGACGACTGCGCACCCGAGCCGGACGCGCTCGCCGCGATGCTGCGCGTCGTCGACACCGACCGGCACGCCGCCATCGTCGGGCCCAAGCTGCGCGGCTGGTACGACCGCAAGCAGCTCCTCGAAGTCGGCGTCTCCATCGCCAACAGCGGCCGTCGCTGGACCGGGCTGGACCGCCGCGAGCAGGACCAGGGCCAGCACGACCAGGTCCGTACGGTCCTCTCGGTCTCCTCCGCCGGCATGCTGATCCGCCGCGACGTCTACGAGGAGCTCGGCGGCTTCGACCGCGGCCTCCCGCTGATGCGCGACGACGTCGACCTGTGCTGGCGGGCCCACCTCGCCGGCCACCGGGTCCTCGTCGCCCCGGACGCCGTCCTGCGCCACGCCGAGGCGGCCGCCCGCGAGCGCCGCCCCATCGACTGCGCCGGCCGCTCGGTCGCCTTCCCGCACCGCGTCGACAAGGCGGGCGCGGTCTACACGATGCTCGTCAACGCGCGCGCCAAGGCCCTGCCCTGGGTCCTGCTCCGGCTCGTCGTCGGCACCCTCCTGCGTACCCTCGCCTACCTCGTCGGCAAGGTCCCCGGACAGGCACTCGACGAGGTCACCGGCCTCCTCGGCACCCTGCTGCGGCCCGGCCGCATCCTCGCCGCCCGCCGCGAGCGCGGAAAGGGCGTGGTCGACGCCGCCGAACTGCGCGCGCTCTTCCCACCGCCCGGCGCCACCGTCCGCGCCACCGTCGAACAGGTCGCGGGCAACTTCGGCAACAAGGGCGAGGCCGAGTCCAGCGGTTCGCGGCACGGGGCCGTCGAGTCCGGGCCCGGCGGCGACGACGCGGACTTCCTCGAAGTCGACCAGTTCGCGCGGCTCAAGCGGATCGGCCGCAAACCCGGCCCGGTCCTCTTCGCGCTGCTGCTCGTGGTCTCCCTCATCGCCTGCCGCAACCTGCTCACCGGCGGCTCCCTCGCGGGCGGCGGCCTGCTGCCCGCCCCGGCGGAGGCCGGTGAGCTCTGGGACCGGTACGCGGACGCGTGGCACACGATCTCCACCGGCTCCACCGAGACCGCCCCGCCCTACCTCGCGCTCCTCGCCGCCCTCTCGGCCCTCTTCCTCGGCTCCACCGGCTTCGCCGTCGCGGCGATCCTGGTCTGCTCGGTCCCGCTGGCCGGGCTCACCGCGTACTTCGCCTCCCGCCCGCTGCTCCCCTCGCGGCTCCTGCGGGCCTGGGCGAGCGTCGCGTACGCCTTCCTGCCCGCCGCGACCGGCGCCCTGGCCACCGGTCGCCTCGGCACCGCCGTCCTGCTCGTCCTGCTCCCGCTGATCGCCCGCGCCGCCGTCGCCGCCCACGGGCTCCGCAACGGCACCGACCCGGACGCCCCGCGCGGCAGCTGGCGGGCGACCTGGGCGCTCGCCCTGCTCCTCACCGTCACGACCGCCTTCACCCCGGTCGTCTGGCCGCTCGCCGTGGTCCTCGGCCTGGGCGTGCTGGCGCTGCGCCGCCAGGACATCGCGGCGTACGGGCTCCGCTTCCTCGCCGCCGTCGGCTCCCCGATGCTGGTGCTGGCCCCGTGGTCGCTGACGCTCCTCACCGACCCGTCCGCGTTCCTGCGGGAAGCGGGCCTGGACATCGGTACGGGGACTGCTTCGGCGTTCGACCTGCTCGGGATCAGCCCCGGCGGCCCCAAGGCGGCAGGCAGCTTCCTGCTCCTCGGCGTCGTGCTGGCGGCGCTCGCGGCCCTGCTGCGCGAGGACCGGCAGTTCGCCGTGCGGACCGCCTGGGCCACCGCGCTGGTCGGCCTGCTCTTCGCGGCCCTCGCCAACGGCTCCACCTGGGCCGGACCCGCCACCCTCGTCTACGGTGCCGCCCTGATCGCCGCCGCACTCGTCGGCGCCGACGGGGCCCGGGTCCGGGTCGCCGAGCAGAGCTTCGGCTGGCGCCAGCCCGTCGCCGCCCTGATCGCCCTGGCCGCCGGGCTCGCCCCGGCCCTGGCCGCCGTCGGCTGGATGATCGGCGGCGCCGACGGCCCCCTGGAGCGCCGCGACCCCGTGCAGGTGCCCGCGTTCGTGGCCGAGGAGAGCTCGACCCAGGACCAGGCGCGCACCCTCGTCCTCGGCGGCACCTCGCCCGAGGCCGTCTCGTACAGCCTGGTCCGGGGCTCCGGCGCCCGCCTCGGCGACGGCGAACTGACCGAGGCGGCGGGCTCCAACAGCCACCTCGACAAGGTCGTCGCCAACCTGGTCGCGGGCTCCGGCGCCGACCAGGGCGGCCAGCTCGGCAACTTCGCCATCCGTTACGTCCTCGTACGCGACGGAGCACCGCGCCAGATGAGCCGCGTCCTCGACACCACCCCGGGCCTCAGCCGCCTCAGCCAGCTGGACGGCAGCGCCCTGTGGCGGGTGGACCGCCAGGTCGCCCGGGTCATGGTGGTCCCGGCCGGCGGTGAGGGCGAGCGTCTTCCGGTCGGCTCCGGGCCGGTCGAGGCCCACTCCGGGATCCCGGCGGGCGACGAGGGCCGCATCCTGCGGATCGCCGACGAGGCCGCACCCGGCTGGCAGGCCACGGTCGACGGTCAGGCGCTGACCCGGGTGACCGTCGACGGCTGGGCCCAGGGCTTCGAACTGCCCGCGGGCGGTGGCCGCCTCGACCTGACCTACGACGCCCCCTTCACCCACACCGTCTGGCTCTGGACCCAGGGCGCGCTCGCCGTGGTCCTGGTGGTCATGGCCCTGCCGGGCCGCCGCCGGGAGATCGACGACGACCTGCCCGAGGAGGCGCTCGCGGTCGCCGCCGCCGACGCGGACGGCGACGGCCGCCGGGCCCGCAGGCTCCGCGCGGCGGCCGAGGCGGAGGCGGCAGCGGCCGAGGCCGCCGAGGACGGCCACCCGGCCGACGGAGCCGGCGAGATCCCGCCGCCCCTGCCACCGTCCGCACCGGCGGAAGCGGCCGCTCCGGCTCCGGGGGAGTACATCCCCGGCCAGCAGAGCGGCGGCTACGACCAGCAGGACACCAACGGCGGCTACGCGGTGCTCCCGCAGCAGAGTCACGGGGAGTGGGACGGGCAGCAGTACCAGGGTGCCGACCAGCAGGCGCCGACCACCTACCAGCAGGGCGACTACGCCGCGTACCAGCAGGACCCGTACACGCAGCACGACCCCGGCTACCCGGCCGGCTCCGGCTACCCGGACCAGGGCGGCTACGGCGCCCAGGACCCGTACGTACAGCAGCAACAGCAGCAGTACGGCGGCGAGCAGGGCGACGGTGGCGGCCAGTACGGCGGCCCCGGCCAGTACGCGCAGTACGACCAGTACGGGCAGTACACGGGCGAGCAGCCCCGGTACGCCGATCCCGCCCAGCACCCCGCCGAGACCGGCGAGCAGCCCGACACCCCTGGCCAGGCCCCCTGGCAGACCCGTAACGCATCGCGAGGCGAGTCCGAGTGA
- a CDS encoding cysteine dioxygenase yields the protein MNSDSDLQIAGDILEVQHLLQPAREHPSTVSEFVGLARSIAADRSRWAGLVRYDTTTRWYHRLQTVPPAPGSARAGEAPLGYEVWLLSWVPGQGSGRHDHGRSAGVLTVLEGELTEHTERGRQALGAGAQRAFAPGYVHEVVNDSLEPAVSLHIYYPGLTEMPMHAAQCAPTAVDVVPA from the coding sequence ATGAACAGCGACAGCGACCTTCAGATCGCCGGCGACATCCTTGAGGTCCAGCACCTCCTGCAGCCCGCCCGCGAGCACCCCTCCACCGTCTCCGAGTTCGTCGGCCTCGCCCGCTCCATCGCGGCCGACCGCTCGCGCTGGGCCGGACTCGTCCGGTACGACACCACCACCCGCTGGTACCACCGCCTCCAGACGGTTCCCCCAGCTCCCGGCTCCGCTCGAGCAGGGGAGGCCCCACTCGGCTACGAGGTGTGGCTGCTCAGCTGGGTGCCCGGACAGGGCAGCGGGCGCCACGACCACGGCCGCTCCGCCGGTGTACTCACGGTCCTCGAAGGCGAGTTGACCGAGCACACCGAGCGGGGCCGTCAGGCGCTCGGCGCCGGTGCGCAGCGCGCCTTCGCCCCCGGATACGTCCACGAAGTGGTCAACGACTCGCTCGAACCGGCCGTCAGCCTGCACATCTACTACCCGGGTCTGACCGAGATGCCGATGCACGCCGCGCAATGCGCCCCGACGGCCGTGGATGTCGTACCCGCCTGA
- a CDS encoding sugar phosphate nucleotidyltransferase has translation MTEAKEAILLVGGKGTRLRPLTVHTPKPMVPAAGVPFLTHQLARARAAGVEHIVLATSYLAEVFEPYFGDGSSLGLHIEYVTEQEPLGTGGAIRNVAAKLSSGPDEPVLIFNGDILTGLDIRALVATHNDSGADVSLHLTRVEDPRAFGLVPTDGTGRVTAFLEKPQTPEEIVTDQINAGAYIFRRSVIDTIPAGRPVSVERETFPGLLASGAHLQGMVDSTYWLDLGTPQAFVRGSADLVLGRAPSPAVPGRCGDRLVLETATVAADAKLTGGTVIGADAVIGGGARIDGSTVLDGAVVEAGAVVTDSLIGAGARIGGRTVLSGAVIGDGARVGADNELRDGVRIWCGAVLPDASIRFSSDQ, from the coding sequence GTGACAGAGGCAAAAGAAGCGATTCTCCTGGTCGGTGGCAAAGGCACCCGGCTGCGCCCGCTCACGGTGCACACCCCGAAGCCGATGGTCCCGGCGGCGGGGGTCCCCTTCCTGACCCACCAGCTGGCGCGGGCCAGGGCGGCCGGGGTGGAGCACATCGTGCTCGCCACGTCCTACCTGGCCGAGGTCTTCGAGCCGTACTTCGGCGACGGCTCCTCGCTCGGTCTGCACATCGAGTACGTCACCGAGCAGGAGCCGCTCGGCACCGGCGGCGCGATACGCAACGTCGCGGCCAAGCTGTCCTCGGGCCCGGACGAGCCCGTCCTGATCTTCAACGGCGACATCCTGACCGGACTCGACATCCGGGCCCTGGTCGCCACGCACAACGATTCCGGTGCGGACGTCTCGCTCCACCTGACCCGGGTGGAGGACCCGCGCGCCTTCGGCCTCGTACCGACGGACGGGACCGGCCGGGTCACGGCCTTCCTGGAGAAGCCGCAGACGCCCGAGGAGATCGTCACCGACCAGATCAACGCCGGGGCGTACATCTTCCGGCGCTCGGTCATCGACACCATCCCCGCGGGCCGCCCGGTCTCCGTGGAGCGCGAGACCTTCCCCGGCCTCCTCGCCTCCGGCGCCCACCTCCAGGGCATGGTCGACTCCACCTACTGGCTGGACCTCGGCACCCCGCAGGCCTTCGTACGCGGCTCCGCCGACCTGGTCCTGGGCCGCGCCCCGTCCCCTGCCGTTCCGGGCCGCTGCGGCGACCGCCTGGTCCTGGAGACAGCCACGGTGGCAGCCGACGCCAAGCTCACCGGCGGCACGGTGATCGGCGCCGACGCGGTGATCGGCGGGGGCGCGAGAATCGACGGCTCCACGGTGCTGGACGGAGCGGTGGTCGAAGCGGGCGCGGTCGTCACGGACTCGCTCATCGGAGCGGGCGCGAGGATCGGCGGCCGTACGGTGCTGAGCGGCGCGGTGATCGGGGACGGCGCCCGGGTGGGCGCGGACAACGAACTGCGCGACGGGGTCAGGATCTGGTGCGGGGCGGTCCTCCCCGACGCCTCGATCCGCTTCTCCTCGGACCAGTAG
- a CDS encoding peptidoglycan recognition protein — protein sequence MRALLVTSVGVTCAAALTLPLAAPAASAPAPHSASAPPPFTSPASPGAGPPSAQAGATTREAPTPDTPETAPGTDTSSPSDTPEPRVAEAEAASAAEPAGSTQSLPLAPLATPSNRVAGAPLVQGLPQRDARPFSLVGVVWDDPEAELHGTVQVRTRATGTTRWSDWQDVETHNAEHAADLGSAEREGRTVRGATAPLWVGDSDGVEVRVRPEDPKSREAQESHEAQDSRDRAATPVPLPEGMRLELVDPGEGPGEDTAPEPARGAPANRAAVPAVLADTPAKPNVLPEVLTAETAAASAVNAELAELGATVIPALTRAQTLESMELAPGAKPYIGPRPGIVTRKGWGADEKLREKNFAYTKTVKAAFVHHSATGNNYTCKQAPSVLRSIYRYHVKSSGWRDFGYNFAVDKCGTIYEGRAGGVTKAVLGAHTLGFNTNTMGIAVLGSYGSTNPPAAAVTAVSKLTAWKLGLFGKNPKGKVTLVSGGSNKYKAGVKVKMNVISGHRDGFATECPGARLYKKLGTARTTSAKLQGR from the coding sequence ATGCGTGCACTACTTGTCACCTCAGTCGGCGTCACCTGTGCAGCGGCCCTCACCCTGCCGCTCGCCGCCCCCGCGGCCTCCGCCCCCGCTCCCCACTCCGCCTCGGCCCCGCCCCCCTTCACCTCCCCGGCGTCACCGGGTGCGGGACCGCCTTCGGCCCAGGCCGGGGCGACGACGCGGGAGGCCCCCACCCCTGACACGCCCGAAACCGCCCCCGGTACGGATACCTCCAGCCCCTCCGACACCCCCGAACCCCGCGTGGCCGAAGCCGAGGCCGCATCCGCAGCCGAACCCGCCGGCTCCACCCAGTCGCTCCCCCTGGCCCCCCTCGCCACCCCCTCGAACCGGGTCGCGGGAGCGCCGCTGGTCCAGGGCCTGCCCCAGCGCGACGCCCGTCCGTTCTCCCTGGTGGGCGTGGTCTGGGACGATCCCGAGGCCGAGCTGCACGGCACGGTCCAGGTCCGCACCCGCGCCACCGGCACCACGCGCTGGTCCGACTGGCAGGACGTCGAGACGCACAACGCCGAGCACGCCGCCGACCTCGGCAGCGCCGAGCGCGAAGGGCGTACGGTGCGGGGCGCGACGGCTCCGCTCTGGGTCGGCGACTCGGACGGCGTAGAGGTACGGGTACGTCCGGAAGACCCGAAGTCCCGGGAAGCCCAGGAGTCCCACGAAGCCCAGGACTCGCGGGACCGGGCCGCCACCCCCGTCCCCCTGCCGGAAGGCATGCGCCTGGAGCTCGTCGACCCCGGAGAGGGCCCCGGCGAGGACACGGCTCCGGAGCCCGCCCGGGGCGCCCCCGCCAACCGGGCGGCCGTCCCCGCCGTCCTCGCCGACACCCCGGCGAAGCCGAACGTCCTGCCGGAGGTCCTCACGGCCGAGACCGCCGCTGCCTCGGCCGTCAACGCGGAACTCGCCGAACTCGGCGCCACCGTCATCCCGGCCCTGACCCGGGCCCAGACGCTGGAGTCGATGGAGCTGGCGCCGGGCGCGAAGCCCTACATCGGCCCGCGTCCGGGCATCGTCACCCGCAAGGGCTGGGGCGCCGACGAGAAGCTGCGCGAGAAGAACTTCGCGTACACGAAGACCGTCAAGGCCGCCTTCGTGCACCACAGCGCGACCGGCAACAACTACACCTGCAAGCAGGCCCCCTCGGTGCTGCGCAGCATCTACCGCTACCACGTCAAGAGCAGCGGCTGGCGCGACTTCGGCTACAACTTCGCGGTCGACAAGTGCGGAACCATCTACGAGGGCCGGGCCGGCGGCGTCACCAAGGCGGTCCTCGGAGCCCACACCCTGGGCTTCAACACCAACACCATGGGCATCGCCGTACTCGGCTCCTACGGCTCCACCAACCCGCCCGCCGCCGCGGTGACCGCCGTCTCCAAGCTCACGGCCTGGAAGCTCGGCCTGTTCGGCAAGAACCCGAAGGGCAAGGTGACGCTCGTCTCCGGCGGCAGCAACAAGTACAAGGCGGGCGTGAAGGTCAAGATGAACGTCATCTCGGGCCATCGGGACGGGTTCGCAACCGAATGCCCCGGAGCGCGTCTTTACAAGAAGCTCGGCACGGCCCGGACCACCTCCGCCAAACTGCAGGGCCGCTGA
- a CDS encoding WhiB family transcriptional regulator, with amino-acid sequence MTELFQQLLVEDADEELGWQERALCAQTDPESFFPEKGGSTREAKKVCLACEVRSECLEYALANDERFGIWGGLSERERRRLKKAAI; translated from the coding sequence ATGACCGAGCTGTTCCAGCAACTGCTGGTCGAGGACGCGGACGAGGAACTCGGCTGGCAGGAGCGCGCACTGTGCGCCCAGACCGATCCCGAGTCCTTCTTCCCCGAGAAGGGCGGATCCACCCGCGAGGCCAAGAAGGTCTGTCTCGCCTGTGAGGTGCGTTCGGAGTGCCTCGAGTACGCGCTGGCCAACGACGAACGCTTCGGCATCTGGGGCGGACTTTCCGAACGTGAACGACGCCGCCTCAAGAAGGCAGCGATCTGA